A genomic window from Hyla sarda isolate aHylSar1 chromosome 8, aHylSar1.hap1, whole genome shotgun sequence includes:
- the LOC130285411 gene encoding taste receptor type 2 member 4-like, with amino-acid sequence MAPEILVLLVLNIVTSCSGLFLNTFIAVISCRTRMRNVSQNPRDLLLFSIGLSSVLFGTFQFLTNMAGYIWTDLFFALNFCLIIVNLVFVLSLFSSICLTSLLCSFYCIKLVTFRHRIFTQMRSVFPSLLPWMVAGTFVIPGVVLVTLVGVILMTAPLLHDGSILHCPKINQTYVVTQQAIMTGLNLMTALPFLLIVVSLGVTLSSLTFYVWKLHNSSSFDKSHLRAHSEAAKTMLLLLTLNVLFYLSHLMLSWDLVAVFSPMGIMSFIMYFSFWALQALTLLTRNKTYRVRISALQSLLRMWWNKDIIPLHK; translated from the coding sequence ATGGCGCCTGAAATTCTCGTTCTTCTGGTTCTCAATATTGTGACTTCATGTTCCGGATTGTTCCTTAACACATTTATTGCTGTCATCAGCTGCAGAACTCGCATGAGAAATGTCTCCCAGAATCCTAGAGACCTCCTCTTATTCTCTATCGGATTGTCCAGCGTCTTGTTTGGGACTTTCCAGTTTCTCACTAATATGGCAGGTTACATCTGGACCGACCTATTTTTTGCGCTTAATTTTTGTCTCATTATTGTCAATCTTGTGTTCGTCCTCAGTCTCTTCTCCAGCATCTGTCTGACATCATTGCTCTGCAGCTTCTATTGCATCAAGTTGGTCACGTTCCGGCACCGGATCTTTACACAGATGAGGTCGGTATTTCCATCTCTTCTTCCATGGATGGTAGCTGGAACCTTTGTGATTCCTGGTGTTGTACTGGTGACTCTGGTTGGTGTCATCCTCATGACTGCTCCTTTACTACATGACGGGAGTATATTGCACTGCCCCAAAATCAATCAGACGTATGTTGTCACTCAGCAGGCTATAATGACCGGCCTGAACCTTATGACAGCATTGCCGTTCCTCCTCATCGTGGTGTCACTCGGTGTTACACTCTCTTCTCTTACCTTTTATGTCTGGAAATTACATAATTCATCGAGTTTCGATAAATCCCACCTCAGAGCTCACAGTGAAGCAGCCAAGACCATGCTCCTTCTCCTGACACTGAACGTCCTTTTCTACCTATCGCACCTGATGCTCTCTTGGGATTTGGTGGCTGTCTTTTCCCCGATGGGCATCATGAGTTTCATCATGTACTTCTCCTTCTGGGCCCTTCAGGCTCTCACTCTTCTCACCAGGAACAAGACTTACAGGGTCAGGATATCAGCTCTTCAGTCTCTTCTTAGGATGTGGTGGAATAAAGATATTATTCCCCTTCACAAATGA